One stretch of Eupeodes corollae chromosome 2, idEupCoro1.1, whole genome shotgun sequence DNA includes these proteins:
- the LOC129945388 gene encoding DNA replication complex GINS protein PSF3 — MNSRSYFPNYYSIEDIFVSQERVECIVNTKLLQMGFLDPGAECEDLSPGKSVNLPLWYIKELKINNPYFSVDVPMIYKNVHKAVCEAETTHIELGKLHPFFYEYGRYLTPYDSNHIVGKIVFETMRQRVRHLLDISKNTNGEGKPERKLDDIENKLYEIGVKTNTFYINWLQMKSRNICISEMVHEHSKKRRRALLSDEESSPQGPNKRSST, encoded by the exons ATGAATTCAAGGAGTTACTTCCCCAATTATTATTCAATAGAAGATATTTTCGTATCGCAGGAGAGAGTGGAATGTATAGTAAATACTAAACTTCTTCAAATGG GTTTCCTTGATCCTGGAGCCGAGTGCGAGGATCTAAGCCCTGGGAAGTCTGTGAACCTACCTCTTTGGTATATAAAGGAATTGAAAATTAACAATCCTTATTTTTC AGTTGATGTGCCAATGATCTATAAAAATGTCCATAAGGCTGTCTGCGAAGCCGAAACAACTCATATTGAGCTAGGGAAACTTCATCCATTCTTCTATGAATATGGAAGGTATCTAACCCCGTACGATAGTAATCATATTGTAGGTAAGATTGTTTTTGAGACAATGAGGCAAAGAGTTCGTCATCTGTTGGACATATCCAAAAATACCAACGGGGAAGGAAAACCAGAACGTAAACTCGATGACatcgaaaataaattgtatgaaattggagtaaaaacaaacactttt TATATTAACTGGTTACAAATGAAATCAAGGAATATTTGTATTTCGGAAATGGTCCATGAACACAGTAAAAAGAGAAGACGTGCGCTTCTTAGCGATGAAGAGAGCTCACCTCAAGGACCTAATAAAAGATCATCAACATAG
- the LOC129945389 gene encoding 39S ribosomal protein L14, mitochondrial: MLKSSFKNLFDITLTSLTQSSKIHLSSRCYEIRKLARLRVVDNSEVGKRAMAEGKPPRCIHVYNKRGVGLIGDKVLVAIKGQMKKGILVGLKQNQKPKIPKFDSNNLVLIDDNGSPLGTRIHVPIPTILRTILKEKTFSKGADYTKVLAIATRYL, translated from the coding sequence atgctGAAATCAAGTTTTAAGAATCTATTTGATATAACATTAACTAGTCTAACACAGTCATCAAAAATTCATTTGTCCTCACGATGTTATGAGATTCGAAAACTGGCTAGATTGCGCGTAGTCGACAACAGCGAGGTTGGAAAACGTGCAATGGCCGAAGGTAAGCCTCCTAGATGTATCCATGTTTATAACAAACGTGGGGTAGGCTTAATTGGCGACAAAGTCCTTGTAGCTATTAAGGGCCAAATGAAGAAAGGAATTCTCGTTggcttaaaacaaaatcaaaaaccaaaaattccTAAGTTTGATAGCAATAACCTGGTGCTGATAGACGATAATGGATCGCCTTTAGGGACAAGAATACACGTTCCAATCCCAACAATTTTACGAACTATTCTAAAGGAAAAGACCTTTTCCAAGGGAGCAGACTACACGAAAGTTCTGGCGATAGCTACTCGTTATCTTTAA
- the LOC129947569 gene encoding protein YIPF1 produces the protein MDSNSEDLLTFKDFTSSSSSPQPAQISVNSPEKSSTGRSRDPLQALIYDMSKSANLQSSDSNINQANEGGSLEDTPRTVSFLTIEYYQQFFNVDTFMVIDRIASAVIPQRAPSNYLKSHIGTNPDLYGPFWITVTLIFSIAISGNVASYLQTANENYHWRYNFHLVSYAASCIFIYSCFVPGTLWGLMKYTLKPVEEDLETENATYTPSLLSLMCIYGYSLAVYIPVSILWVIQISILQWLLVLTAALASGSVLIAVLTPALRNSKISFFLMIGILGAHFLLAAGFMLYFFHVPNSTTLTLTNNLMQTPASVSVVSISKNISV, from the exons atggACTCAAATTCAGAAGACTTGCTGACATTCAAGGATTTTACAAGTTCCTCCAGCAGCCCCCAACCTGCTCAGATTAGCGTTAATTCACCCGAAAAAAGCTCAACAGGACGTTCAAGAGACCCTCTTCAAGCTCTTATATACGATATGTCGAAGAGTGCAAACCTTCAAAGCAGCGACAGCAATATAAATCAAGCAAATGAAGGCGGTTCTTTGGAAGACACTCCGAGAACTGTATCTTTTCTGACCATTGAATACTACCAACAGTTTTTCAATGTGGACACATTCATGGTTATTGATCGCATCGCGAGTGCGGTTATTCCACAAAGAGCACCAAGCAATTATCTCAAGTCTCACATTGGAACCAATCCTGATCTTTATGGCCCATTTTGGATAACAGTTACTTTA atattttccATTGCAATTAGTGGAAATGTTGCAAGTTATCTTCAGACGGCCAATGAAAACTATCATTGGCGATATAATTTCCACTTAGTGTCATACGCAGCTTcctgcatttttatttattcttgctTTGTCCCTGGGACTCTATGGGGTCTAATGAAGTACACTTTGAAGCCTGTCGAAGAGGACCTGGAAACAGAAAAC gcCACGTATACACCCAGTCTTCTCTCGTTGATGTGTATTTATGGTTATTCCCTTGCTGTTTATATTCCGGTGTCAATTTTATGGGTTATCCAG ATATCAATTCTGCAGTGGTTACTGGTATTGACAGCTGCTCTAGCATCAGGATCGGTTCTCATTGCTGTTTTGACACCAGCGCTTAGGAATTCAAAGATATCGTTTTTTCTCATGATTGGAATCCTGGGGGCACATTTTCTTCTTGCAGCAGGATTTATGCTTTACTTTTTCCATGTACCCAACAGTACAACACTAACtctaacaaataatttaatgcaaaCCCCTGCAAGTGTCAGTGTAGTTAGCATTTCAAAGAACATTagcgtttaa
- the LOC129948537 gene encoding uncharacterized protein LOC129948537, with the protein MEDTKGVDVNVLVQKMHVLCPNLPNSEEFNNQLRSKLEEQIKDKVPKVELEQLDLKYIIQNVKNSLSEFQKRIDESVAQQQLRRTSRVRKNNSQDSSSRCSRSKLSVSSPSTSTKAETEIYSSHKCCHQSESDLVALVQVESLPVSASTNLVTIFVPTILQEKLHSVKYKISIDLNHLDMTKKILDLNLSQLESNLKGNTEKAAGTANNGENSECKLTCEIKDDDDVPPVEGQTQSTLKKSPQIEFKVPNESESAASVESVVCIIKEKDEMPTSTKQRVPKRKYPKPPTGPPKKRGRKPGSKNKAKTEKSELARYVEMFECNGNSPSSAISQIVTSTTQNWDVLPDQSAQIAYFMNGEWTTLGAPSNNIVPTMVTTTNEGVGDAAENENFIPFDDFVNFIDNQSLDIGNNVIARVLEGTVDTQEVSLNVPQESDVNPCDENNQTSKGEPNNQDMQFDISTTKTIDNTPQSMNRRVNMAYSSKEINPNDLGLTKAQESSNVIFSTCRSMPSLDMEEGDLFCSTPQRVKISDSVIAFSMKPNGTTRSDHQSLFNQREETVTDFVTDSDKRDKLQLTSDSSGIADISKNTSSKAKMTGEVVKDMSLLEIEKDFDDSLLDFENCLDDDLLSLAPSSCFNSPIDDRFEGSNFLNVEEPQIEACSVSSISAACPAPRSHLETTLLSPQEDEINPALKSFKIPRVKPLRETSSNDDSPEKLSAVKLPRPKDTETTCYTRDPSPLSLTSPQNQLQNISLNISTNRVGSEMMSSIEISKLFGSMCYNFLADMCFENTCKFSHQLLDLSIISISVSLLRNEVLNSAYRFIWRHHKLFKLYFPIFCEEYGRRNMRRKLLTVIGDCELQPKCLPFLKNIYNALTGCGISKVNACRFVLSRVGDRSDAAINVLLEIIIETDAQMFVFAIEEFSTIEGYKFSMQNINELAAVCLRSASAELVPALIKCLINVDQTEFLTMRSPELIQLLEMIKSSGGV; encoded by the exons atggaGGACACAAAAGGCGTTGATGTCAATGTACTTGTGCAAAAAATGCATGTTTTGTGCCCTAATTTACCAAATAGTGAAGAGTTTAACAATCAACTGCGATCCAAACTTGAAGAACAAATTAAGGACAAAGTTCCAAAAGTCGAACTTGAGCAATTagacttaaaatatattatacagAATGTTAAGAATTCTTTATCTGAATTCCAAAAACGTATTGACGAGTCAGTGGCCCAGCAACAGTTAAGAAGAACTAGCCGCGTGCGAAAAAATAATtcgcaggattcgtcttcgagATGTTCACGTAGTAAACTAAGCGTATCCTCGCCATCGACGTCCACTAAAGCCGAAACGGAGATATACTCTAGCCATAAATGTTGTCATCAGTCTGAATCTGACCTTGTTGCCCTAGTGCAGGTAGAGAGCTTGCCAGTATCGGCGTCTACGAACCTCGTTACAATTTTCGTGCCAacaattttgcaagagaaattgCATAGTGTGAAATATAAGATATCTATTGATTTGAACCATCTTGATATGACAAAGAAGATCTTAGATTTAAATCTCTCGCAGCTTGAATCTAATCTTAAAGGAAACACAGAAAAAGCAGCTGGAACTGCAAATAACGGTGAAAATTCAGAATGCAAGCTGACTTGCGAAAtaaaggacgacgacgatgttCCGCCGGTTGAAGGACAAACCCAATCCACCCTTAAAAAAAGCCCCcaaattgagttcaaagttcCCAATGAATCAGAATCAGCAGCTTCTGTAGAGTCGGTCGTATGTATTATCAAGGAAAAAGATGAAATGCCAACTTCGACCAAACAACGTGTACCGAAAAGAAAATACCCAAAACCGCCAACCGGTCCCCCCAAAAAGCGTGGGCGGAAGCCGGGCTCtaaaaacaaagccaaaactgaaaaaagtgaGTTAGCAAGGTATGTCGAAATGTTTGAGTGCAACGGTAATAGTCCTTCGTCGGCTATATCTCAAATTGTCACTTCAACTACTCAAAACTGGGATGTATTACCGGATCAATCTGCACAAATTGCATATTTTATGAACGGTGAATGGACAACACTAGGTGCTCCATCAAACAACATAGTACCTACGATGGTAACAACTACAAACGAAGGTGTGGGAGATGCAgcagaaaatgaaaactttatcccttttgatgatttt gTAAACTTTATTGATAATCAATCGCTTGATATTGGAAATAATGTAATAGCGCGTGTTCTGGAAGGAACTGTGGATACCCAAGAAGTTTCACTTAACGTACCACAAGAAAGCGATGTAAATCCATGTGATGAGAACAATCAAACATCTAAAGGTGAACCAAATAATCAAGATATGCAATTTGatatttcaacaacaaaaactattgACAACACACCACAATCTATGAATAGGCGAGTCAATATGGCTTACAGCTCAAAAGAAATCAATCCGAATGATTTAGGACTGACAAAAGCCCAAGAGAGCAGTAATGTCATCTTTAGCACCTGTCGTAGTATGCCATCCCTAGATATGGAAGAAGGagacttattttgttctacTCCACAGAGGGTCAAAATATCAGACAGTGTAATAGCTTTTAGTATGAAACCAAATGGGACCACAAGATCTGACCATCAATCTCTATTTAATCAACGCGAAGAGACTGTTACAGATTTTGTGACCGATAGTGATAAAAGAGATAAATTGCAATTGACTAGTGATTCTTCAGGAATCGCAGATATCTCAAAAAATACATCATCCAAGGCTAAGATGACAGGAGAAGTTGTGAAAGATATGTCATTGCTTGAAATAGAAAAAGATTTTGATGACTCTCTTttggattttgaaaattgtttggaTGATGACTTGCTGTCGTTAGCTCCATCGTCTTGTTTTAA ctctCCTATAGATGATCGCTTCGAAGGttcaaatttcttaaatgttgAAGAACCCCAAATAGAAGCTTGCTCTGTCAGTAGCATTTCAGCCGCATGTCCTGCGCCTAGAAGTCATCTTGAAACAACATTGTTAAGTCCTCAAGAAGATGAAATAAACCCAGCATTAAAAAGTTTCAAGATCCCAAGAGTTAAACCACTCCGCGAAACATCATCAAATGACGATTCTCCCGAAAAGCTTTCCGCTGTAAAACTCCCTAGACCTAAGGACACAGAAACAACGTGCTATACTCGTGATCCATCTCCACTTTCATTGACAAGTCCACAAAATCAACTTCAGAATATTTCATTGAACATCAGTACGAACCGAGTGGGATCTGAAATGATGTCAAgtattgaaatatcaaaattatttggtTCGATGTGCTACAATTTCTTAGCTGACATGTGTTTCGAGAATACGTGTAAATTTAGTCATCAACTTTTAGACCTTAGTATTATTTCTATCTCTGTAAGCCTTCTTCGCAATGAAGTATTGAACTCAGCCTACAGATTTATTTGGCGACatcataaattgtttaaattgtacTTTCCTATTTTCTGCGAAGAATATGGACGTCGTAACATGCGTCGAAAGCTTTTGACAGTAATTGGCGATTGTGAATTGCAACCGAAATGTTTGCCATTTCTTAAGAATATCTACAATGCTTTAACAGGATGCGGTATCAGTAAGGTAAATGCCTGTCGTTTCGTTTTAAGTAGAGTTGGAGACAGATCTGACGCGGCAATTAATGTCCTGTTGGAAATAATTATCGAAACCGATgctcaaatgtttgtttttgccATTGAAGAATTTTCAACCATTGAGGGATATAAGTTTTCAATGCAGAACATTAATGAGTTAGCAGCAGTTTGCTTGCGCTCGGCCAGTGCTGAACTTGTACCTGctcttataaaatgtttaataaatgtTGATCAGACTGAATTTTTAACGATGCGATCGCCAGAATTAATACAACTGTTAGAAATGATTAAAAGCAGTGGCGGAGTGTAA
- the LOC129945359 gene encoding 40S ribosomal protein S19a has protein sequence MPGVTVKDIDQHAVVKHVAVFLKKTGKLKVPEQMDIIKTAKFKELSPYDPDWFYIRCASILRHLYHRSPAGVGSITKIYGGRKRNGVHPSHFCRSADGCARKALQALEHARLIEKHPDGGRKLTSIGQRDLDRIANQIVVKQRDARKETGPIVISK, from the exons ATGCCTGGTGTAACAGTTAAGGATATTGATCAACATGCTGTTGTAAAGCATGTCGCCGTCTTCTTGAAGAA GACTGGCAAGCTAAAGGTTCCTGAACAAATGGACATCATTAAGACTGCCAAGTTCAAGGAACTTTCGCCTTATGACCCCGATTGGTTCTACATTCGTTGTGCGTCGATCCTTCGTCACTTGTATCACCGCAGTCCAGCTGGTGTTGGTTCCATAACTAAGATCTATGGTGGCCGTAAGCGCAACGGTGTTCATCCATCTCACTTCTGTCGTTCTGCCGATGGATGTGCAAGAAAAGCTTTGCAAGCATTGGAACATGCCCGCTTAATCGAAAAGCACCCTGATGGTGGCCGCAAGCTTACATCCATTGGACAACGTGATTTGGATCGTATCGCAAACCAAATTGTAGTTAAGCAAAGAGACGCCCGTAAGGAAACCGGTCCAATCGTGATTTCTAAGTAA